A DNA window from Akkermansiaceae bacterium contains the following coding sequences:
- the queD gene encoding 6-carboxytetrahydropterin synthase QueD, translating into MRARLTKDFRFEAAHTLPSLPEGHKCRQMHGHSFKVEISVEGVVDEAIGWIYDHKVISEAMKPLLEQLDHGYLNDIPGLESPTIERMAAWFWRHLAPQLPGLAEIVIFETPTARCSFKGEF; encoded by the coding sequence ATGAGAGCGCGTTTGACGAAGGATTTCCGTTTTGAGGCGGCCCACACCCTGCCCAGCCTGCCGGAGGGGCACAAGTGCCGGCAGATGCACGGCCACAGCTTCAAGGTGGAGATCTCCGTCGAGGGGGTGGTGGACGAGGCCATCGGCTGGATCTACGACCACAAGGTCATCTCGGAGGCGATGAAGCCGCTGCTCGAACAGCTCGACCACGGCTACCTCAATGACATCCCCGGGCTGGAAAGCCCCACCATCGAGCGCATGGCGGCGTGGTTCTGGCGGCACCTCGCGCCCCAGCTTCCGGGCTTGGCGGAGATCGTCATTTTCGAGACACCCACCGCGCGCTGCTCTTTCAAGGGCGAGTTCTGA